Proteins encoded by one window of Elaeis guineensis isolate ETL-2024a chromosome 12, EG11, whole genome shotgun sequence:
- the LOC140852831 gene encoding uncharacterized protein, with translation MKRSRFEGEQEIEAIIFTEHNAEGVLASHNDAVVVTANIADFNVHCIFIDNESSIDILYFSVFIQTEFTPDQLSRFDILIQNFFRSLVVPERMIKLPLTVGTQPRPMIIQVNFLMVKLPSIYNAILSRPNLWTLKAVVSSYHLLVKFLTRHGVG, from the coding sequence ATGAAGCGGTCGAGGTTTGAGGGTGAGcaggagatagaggctatcatctTCACCGAGCACAATGCAGAAGGCGTCCTGGCCTCGCACAATGATGCGGTGGTTGTAACAGCGAATATCGCTGACTTTAATGTACActgtatttttattgataatgaaagctccatAGATATCTTATACTTTTCTGTCTTCATCCAGACAGAGTTCACACCTGACCAACTGAGTAGATTTGACATCctgattcaaaattttttcaggagCTTGGTGGTACCAGAGAGAATGATCAAGTTGCCTCTCACCGTGGGCACTCAACCCCGACCAATGATAATTCAAGTTAATTTCCTGATGGTTAAGCTCCCTTCAATATATAACGCAATTCTCAGCCGTCCAAACTTATGGACTCTAAAAGCTGTCGTGTCAAGTTACCATTTGCTGGTGAAGTTTCTGACTAGGCATGGAGTGGGGTAG
- the LOC105054809 gene encoding egg cell-secreted protein 1.4-like — translation MALLKLLLPILLLASNLWAMSILSEARPGPVNIAARLQADEVKQCWDSLMELKSCTGEVILFFINGETYLGPGCCRAIRIIEHQCWAADAMLAALGFTAEEGDVLRGYCDDASDSSPPPLPLVNLDLPPPSPVSEVLVH, via the coding sequence ATGGCTCTCCTCAAGCTTCTGCTCCCCATACTACTATTAGCCAGCAATCTGTGGGCCATGTCCATCCTCTCTGAGGCCCGGCCCGGCCCAGTAAACATCGCAGCCCGGCTTCAGGCTGATGAAGTGAAGCAGTGCTGGGACTCCTTGATGGAGCTCAAGTCATGCACTGGAGAGGTCATCCTTTTCTTCATCAATGGAGAGACATACTTAGGCCCAGGCTGCTGCCGTGCCATTCGCATCATCGAGCACCAATGCTGGGCTGCCGATGCCATGCTTGCCGCACTCGGATTCACCGCCGAGGAGGGAGATGTGCTCCGAGGATACTGCGATGATGCCTCAGATTCTTCACCTCCGCCACTACCATTGGTGAACTTGGACCTGCCTCCACCGTCTCCGGTGTCTGAGGTCTTGGTGCACTAG
- the LOC105054811 gene encoding phospholipase A1-Ibeta2, chloroplastic-like, with protein sequence MQTGSIIAAPRPLSLGTTLPHHAGSPFNSLGCRRASFRPFKTTATAATSTTTHLANLERLLQKQSPPPPLPTPNPGKDPDPPNDGGGGGGGGLLQALHLPPLFPSARKQPEEIMSPRSLTRLHRLLSDSSRHSPRSTIASRWRHYHGAADWAGLLDPLDENLRRELVRYGDLVQAAYHAFYSQPATKPDAPRPVSLPDRSYRVTRSLFATASVELPPWVDRLVDPSMTQRSSWIGYVAVCDHDHEIHRMGRRDIVIALRGTATCLEWAENFRAGLVPIDDGNDNDEKNENSASKSPKVECGFWSLYKTAGDRVPSLSAAVVEEVRRLLNQYKGEELSITVTGHSLGAALAVLVADELSATIPDAPPIAVFSFGGPRVGNRAFVDQVEGRGVKVLRVVNAHDVVTRVPFGVVPAGFKWWPAKVLEGIDGYADVGRELKVDSQASPYLRPDADPACCHDLEAYLHLVDGFMATNCPFRSNAKRSLARLLSQQGGNVKKLYMSKARELRAAELDLSATAGDGASCWSNVPGCLASPSS encoded by the coding sequence atgcaaaCCGGATCCATCATCGCCGCTCCTCGACCGCTCTCGCTGGGAACCACCCTCCCCCACCATGCTGGCTCTCCCTTCAACTCCCTCGGATGCCGACGAGCCTCCTTCCGACCATTCAAAACCACCGCCACTGCCGCCACCTCCACCACGACCCACCTCGCCAACCTCGAGCGCCTCCTCCAGAAGCAgtcccctccccctcccctccccacTCCCAACCCCGGCAAAGACCCGGATCCCCCAAacgacggcggcggcggcggcggcggcggtctCCTCCAAGCCCTCCACCTGCCACCTCTCTTTCCGTCTGCTCGCAAGCAGCCGGAGGAGATCATGTCCCCCCGGAGCCTCACTCGCCTCCACCGCCTCCTCTCCGACTCTTCTCGCCACTCCCCCCGGAGCACCATCGCCTCCAGGTGGCGCCACTACCACGGCGCCGCCGACTGGGCCGGCCTCCTCGATCCCCTAGACGAGAACCTCCGGCGCGAGCTCGTCCGCTACGGCGACCTAGTCCAGGCCGCCTACCACGCCTTTTATTCCCAACCCGCCACGAAGCCGGATGCGCCCCGGCCCGTCTCCCTTCCCGACCGCTCCTACCGCGTCACCCGCTCCCTCTTTGCCACCGCCTCCGTAGAGCTCCCCCCTTGGGTCGACCGCCTCGTCGATCCTTCGATGACCCAGCGCTCCAGCTGGATAGGCTACGTCGCCGTCTGCGACCACGACCACGAAATCCACCGCATGGGTCGCCGCGACATCGTTATCGCCCTCCGCGGCACCGCCACGTGCCTCGAGTGGGCCGAGAATTTCCGCGCCGGTCTCGTCCCGATCGATGACGGCAATGATAATGACGAAAAGAACGAGAATTCGGCGTCGAAATCGCCCAAGGTGGAATGCGGTTTTTGGAGCCTGTACAAGACGGCGGGCGACCGCGTCCCGAGCCTATCGGCGGCGGTGGTGGAGGAGGTTCGTCGGCTCTTAAATCAGTACAAAGGGGAGGAATTAAGCATAACCGTGACGGGGCACAGCCTCGGCGCGGCCCTGGCGGTGCTGGTGGCGGACGAACTGAGCGCGACCATACCGGACGCGCCGCCTATTGCCGTGTTCTCCTTCGGCGGGCCGCGGGTGGGGAACCGAGCCTTCGTCGACCAGGTGGAAGGCCGGGGAGTGAAGGTGCTGCGTGTCGTGAATGCGCACGATGTCGTCACGAGGGTGCCATTCGGTGTGGTGCCGGCTGGCTTCAAATGGTGGCCGGCGAAGGTTTTGGAGGGGATCGATGGTTACGCCGACGTCGGGAGGGAGCTGAAGGTGGACAGCCAGGCGTCGCCATACCTGCGGCCGGACGCCGACCCGGCGTGCTGCCACGACCTGGAGGCCTATCTCCACCTGGTGGACGGCTTCATGGCGACCAACTGCCCGTTTAGGTCCAATGCCAAGAGGAGTTTGGCCCGGTTGTTGAGTCAGCAGGGGGGCAACGTCAAGAAGCTCTACATGAGCAAGGCCCGGGAACTCCGGGCGGCGGAGCTCGACCTGTCCGCCACCGCCGGCGACGGCGCCAGCTGCTGGTCCAACGTTCCGGGTTGCCTCGCCAGCCCCTCGTCGTGA